ATGCGATGCATTCAATGAAAAATAGAATGAGAGGCAAGAGGGAAGGGTATATGACACTAAAGCTAGATATAAGTAAGGCCTATGACAGGATTGAGTGGGTTTTTTTGGAAGCTGTCTTACTTAAAATGGGGTTCAGTGAGGAGTGGACTGCATTGGTTTTACAGTGTGTAAGCACAGTTAATTACTCCATTATGCTTAATGGAAGACCTTTGCAAAAATTCCATCCAATGAGGGGtctgaggcaaggggatcccttaTCCCCTTATCTCTTTATCCTTTGCTTTGAAGTGCTTGGAAAGTTGTTGGATCAAGCTGAGCAAAAAGGGCTCATTACAGGCTTTCCTTTTGCGAGAGGAAGTTTACTAgttaatcatttatttttttgcagatgatagcttgTTGTTTTGTAAGGCAAATGCTTTGGAGTGGCGTAGGCTGTGTGGTATTCTCAAAGATTATGAAAATGCTTCTGGTCAGAGACTAAACATGGACAAAAAcaactatttattttagttgtaacACAAGGAGTGAAGCAAAGGAGGGTATTTTGGCAGCTGCAGGTCTGGTGGAAGCCAAGTCTTATGAGAAGTATCTAGGCCTTCCAGCTTATGTgggaaaacaaaaattgaatgCTTTTAAACCTGTTTTGGATAGCATAAGGGCAAGAATGCAAAGTTGGTCAGTGAGGTTCTTATCTCAGGCAGGGAAGGAGGTCTTGCTTAAATCTGTTGTGCAAGCTATTCCCACCTATTGTATGAGCATCTTCAAACTCCCTAAAGCAATTTTGAATGCAATTAACTCTTTAATGCATAAATTTTGGTGGGGAATGAAATGGGACAGATCTAAAGTTAAATGGATTCCTTGGAAAATTTTGGGCATATCTAAAGAAGAGGGAGGACTTGGCTATAGAGATTTTGAGAAGTTTAATGTGGCTCTCCTAGCTAAGCAAGGGTGGAGACTCTTAAAGCATTCAGATTCTCTAGCTGCAAAAGTGTTAAaggcaaaatattttcatagaaCTGGTTTTATGAAGGCAAAAGTGGGTAGCAACACCTTTTACTTATGGAGGAGTTTTATTGCAGGTAGAGAGGTTTTAAGGGAAGGAATGTTCTGGTGTATTGGCAATGGTGACTCAGTCAAAATATGGCATGATAGGTGGGTTCCCAGACCAACCTCTTTTAAAGTTCAATCATCAAGGAAGGTATTGGGAGAAGATTCGAAAGTTAGTTGTTTAATTAATTAGCAAGAAGGTGGATGGAAGATACCATTAGTGCAAGAAGTTTTTGATCCAGAAGAGGCTGCAGTTATAAGTTGAATTCCTTTGAGTATAACTAATGCTAGTGACTTATTGACTTGGAGATGTACTAGTGATGGCAAGTTCTCAGTTAAGAGTGCTTACCATTTATTAGGCACAATGGAGATAGAGGATCAAGGTCAATCCTCCTATTCTGTCCAAAAGAACAAAATCTGGTCCAAACTTTGGAAGCTGGGAGTCACTATGCAGATAGAATGCTACTTTGGAGGGCTTGTCATGAGTCATTGGCCACAAAGTTTAATCTTTTTAAGAAGAGGATAGTTGATTCGTCACAATGTCCAGTCTGTAATCAAGAGCCAGAGTCTGTTATGCATGCTCTATGGTCGTGCAACTCAGTACAGGATGTGTGGGGCATGAGTTTAAGGAAATTGCAGAAAAGAACAGTTATGGATAGTACTTTTAAGGAGTTATGGATGCACTTAATTTCTGTGCTGGAAGATGATGAACTTGATGAATTTGCAGCAACTATTTACCAGATTTGGAAGAGAATGAACATCCTAGTTTTTGAAAACAAGTTTTGGGACCCAGGGAAGATAGTAGAGGCTGCCCGAAATGCTGTTTCAAAATTCAGGACAGTAAATGAGACCTCTAATGCTATTCAGGTAGGAATTAACCAAAGTGTTTCTAGCTGGAGCCGTCCACCATTGAATGTCTTCAAAGCCAATTGCGATGCGGCTGTTGATAAAGGAAGGAGTAAGATTGGAGCAGGTGTAGTGATCAGGGATTGGGAGGGAAGAGTGGTGGCTTCTTTGAGttcaccaaaatattttttttcagatGCTCATCTAGCAGAAACCTATGGAGTCGTGAAAGCAGTCCTTTTGTGCAAACAGTTGGGTATTAAACAGGTTATTTTTTAGGGAGATGCAAAACAGGTTGTTATGGATCTTACTAGCTCAAACCAGAAAGGGACCTCAGcagggattattttatcaaatgtcAAAGCCTTGTTGATTCATTTTGATAGTTGGTCTGTTATTCATGTATCACGAGATTGTAATAGATTGGCTCATGATTTAGCCAAGGATGCAATTAAACTCTCTCAGGAGAGCATTGCTTTGGTGGACATTCCCTCATGTATTCATCCATTGGTTCATGTGAGTTGAATAAAGATGTCCTgttctcaaaaagaaaaggaaagaagtaGAAGATATTTGTGTCAGTCTTTATTAATTTATAGGTATCCTTCCATGCTTGACATGATCATTAAATTGGTATTTTGGCGGCCAATTCAAATGCTTTCAATTTCTGACTAAGTTTAATTCTTTGTTTGTCAATGCCAGTGAAGGCAATTTATTATGGACAATGTATTTGATGGGTTATTAGGTTGTTATTGCACCACTTTAGGTAACTATACTTACATTACTGCAAAAAGTGCTTTTTGGTTAAATGTTATGGATTTTAAACGTATATATAATCGTGTATAGCAAATGTTTTGGATTCAAACAGGTATAGACTTTCTCTTGCCTTATAAAGAAATTTGGAATTGATGCttccttatatataatatgaggaTTGATCTATTATGGGAATTATTTAGCTTTTTGACGATCATGTGTCatgtgctttattttttttttcccaaagcGTCGAAGGTCATATGTTTAAGAGTCACCGtctctctattttattaaactccCTCACTTTTGACGGATGAATACCTTATACACAACTTAAACtgcaaaaattgtaaaaataaataaatcagtgcaacgtaaaacaaatcaaaagcaCTAAAAAACTGTGTAAACCTCAACCAACTTTCTTGGACTTGTCCAAATAAGGCAAGTCGCTACGATCAGTTTGAAGGATGCCCTTAAGCAAAAATGGAAGGTCCTCTTGTGAAAACTATTCTTCACTGCAGCCACTACTTCCCATCCTAGCCAGAAAATCTGCTGCCATATTTCCCTCCCTGAAAACATGTTGAAACTGGAAATTAAGCTGTGATAAAATCTCACTGATTTCCTCCCAGAAATCCTCCAAATACCATAAGCTACACTTCCCATCTTTCAACCACTTGACTACCAACAAGGAATCAAGCTCCAAAATAATGTTATCAAAACCCAAGTTACGGCATTTACATAATCCCATTAACAAAGCCCGAAGCTCTACGTGATTATTAGTTCCCCTTCCCAGGTGAGCAGCAAACGCAAATTTCATGTTTCCATGTTCATCTTGAAATATTCCACCAGCGCCTAACTCACCTGGAATTTGTAAACTACCGCCATCAATATTTAACTTAACGCATCCAGTACATGGTTTTTGCTAAGAAACTGCCATGATTCTTTCCTTTATCCTTATCTTAATCGGCAACTGCAACAACATAAGCACCTCAACGCCCCTCCGTCGTAGCCCAGAGCCATCCTTTAGTTTTAGACCAAGCCAATTAATCCAAAATTTGACAGATCTCCACAACGAACCAATGGAttccttttttccttccattcttgCCAAACACCCCCAACACCACAACCTCCAAGTTATAATACTTGGAACAGACTAATTAGATTACCAACATGTGACGACCTCGTTGTGCGTCTAAACCAAGCCTCAACCGTTCCTCTCCATGATCTGTTAGTTACGTATGGAACACCCAGAGCACGTGAACAAAATTTCCACAGCTATCTCTCCCCCATATAATACATGATTCAAATCTTTAAAGGTCCTCTGATGACAGCACTCACACTTGGACACTATAGGAAGACCAAGACGCTTGATACGTTCATCCACACTAAGACTCTGTTAAAGAGCTTTCCACATTAATACCGAAATCTTCTTTGGTAGTGCAGCATGCCAGATCTACTCAGACCACTGTGATTTTGGAACCACCACACGAACAAGATTCCACGCACTCTTTGTCGTAAAACAACCATGCGAAGTGCCCATCCAAACCAGTTTATCCTAACCTGCTCTTGTTCCATGAACCTTTGAAACAATTAAGTCCTTATTTCCTTGCCCCACCAGATGTATTAAATAATCTATATCCCATCTATTGCCCTCCATGCATTCTTTCACAACTAAAATCGGTTATGCCACAATCCTTTGTTGGTCACATAATGGACCTGAGTCCATCCATTTGTCCCGCCAAAAAGAAAGGTTGCCTTCTCTGACCAACCATTTAGAATGCTTAAGCACAAAAGGCACTTCACGCACCACCATCTTCCAGAAACAAGTTCCCCTCGAATGAGAGACTAAAGAAATATGCTGCCCTTTCACATACTTTGATTGAAAATATCTTGTCCACAAAGAGTCTGTAGTCACCAGATTCCATGCAAACTTCAAGTGCAATGACTTTTGGACCTCATTTAAATTCCTCAAACCAATGCCCCCCTCATCAACTAGTCTACACATGTTTTCCCACCTCACCcattttcttttagatttaCCATCAACTGAACCCCAGAAAAGGAGCTAAACAACCCGTGTAACGTTTCAATAATCAATTTCAGAGCCTTAAGGACAGCCAACAAATGCACCGGCATACTAGAAAGAACATGCTTCAATAACATCAGCCGAGCCCCTGAAGAAAGAAATTTAACTCTCCATCCTTCAATCCTTTGGCGTATCTGTTGCACCAActcctcaaaataaattcctTTGATCCTTCCAGATATAATAGGCACCCCTAAGTACTTAGCTGGAAATTTTCCTTCCAATAAACCCGTTAGAGCCAGCAGTTCACGATGCATACGAAGTGGAATTttctgagagaaaaaaattgaggaaTTCGATTCATTCACTTTCTGTCCCAACCACGATGCATATAAACCGAGTGTAGCTTTAATCTCCTGAACCGATTGTTTACTCCCATATGTAAATATCAccatatcatccacatagagTAAATGAGAAATGAATGGCCCATTTCTTGGATAAGTAAAACCACCAACTATTCCTCCCACAAATCCTTGTTTAAGAAGCCGAGAAAAAACTTCCTCCACAAGAATGAACAAATAAGGAGAAAGGGAGTCCCCTTGGTGAAGCCCCCTACCAcccttaaaaaatcatttagccCTCCCATTCATAACCACCAAATACCATGGCGTAGTAACACATTGAAAGACCAGTTGACAAACTTTTGCAGAGAAACCGAAAGCACTTAACACATGGAATAAGAACTTCCAATCAATAGTATCATATTCCTTAGCAATATCTACTTTCATCAATATATTTCCCCCACGAACTGGCTTATTTAAATCATACACCAACTCTTGAGTTAGACTTATGTTTTCAAAAATACTTGGAACCGGGGAGGAACGCACCTTGCTCCAAAGAAATAGGATGACCCAATACTGCAGATAATCGAGCCACTAATATTTTGGAGCAAATCTTATACACCACAGAGCAAAAGCTTATAGGCCTAAATGTTTCAAAGGACGAAAGGTTTGAAACTTTAGGCACTAAAACAATAAATGAGGAAGCATAAAACCTGGGAAAAGGAGAACCccgaaaaaaatcacaaaccgCCTCCCTCACATCAGACTTCACTAATTCCGAGCAATGTTGGAAAAACCCTAAGCCAAACCCATCAGGCCCCAGACTACTATCTACCAGAATAGAGAACAAAGcactttttatttcaaaatgtaCTTCACATAGAAGTTGATTTTCCTTCTCCACCACCTCAAGCTAAATTAATGCCGATAAATCAGGAAGAGTATTTCCCGGATGCTCTTTAATGAACTCCTCAAAATACACCACAGCAGCATCATGGATAGATTTTGGAGAAGCCAATATACGGGCATCACTCAATTGCATCTCCCTAACAAGATTAGCTTTTTGAACCTGCATAGCTTTGAACAGCCCAGAGTTCACCTCACCATGCTCCGCCCAGTTAGACTTTACTTGTTGTGCCAAACAAAACTTCTCCCTTTTCAACCAAGAAGAAAGCTCAATTCTAGAAACCAACAAATCAACTTCCACCTCTTCCGAAAAACCTGATTGCAACCGAGCCTCCCCTTCTTCCACCTTTGCCTCTAGATTTTTTATATGCTCACCGGTCAAACCAAATACCTCCTTATTCCAGCTCCTAAGCACCACctttaatctttttaatttgCAAGCAAGTCTCCATAAACCCGTGCCACCTGCACTTCCCTGCCAAGAACTAGAGACACATCTCTAAAAATCCTCACGCAGAGTCCACATTTGCTGGAATTTAAATGGTGATGTACCATACGTTACACACGAAACCGACAAGCCCAGTAGCATTGGAGCATGATCTGTCGTCCTACGGGCAAATATTTCAACGACAATGAAGGAAATAGTTCCAAGCACCTGACACAGTATAGTGCACGATCAAGTCTAGCCCAGCTTCGTGCCATCCCACCCTGACCATTACACTAGCAGAATTTATTTCCATTAAACGGGACCTCAATCAAACCCCCATCATCAATGAAGGTACAAAAAATCCTCCATAGCACCAACCAACTGCAAATGAccacccccccacccccccttaCGTCTCTCCCAATCGTTTCGAATAACATTGAAATCACCAATTACAACACGTGAAAAAGGTAATGTGCTAAATGCAAGAAGCTCGGCCCAAAGAACTCGACGATCCAAATACAAGCATTTCGCATAAACCATCGAAACCACCATTGAAGAATTAATTAACAATGTAATCTGCTGACTAGAGGCCCCGATTATGTTAACTTGACACTCCTCATCCCAGAACACCCAAACCTTGCTTGACTGATCTGCATTTGAAAAACATTCATTAAAATGCAACATATGCTTCCAACGTACTAGATGATCCTCTGCCCGAAAAGGTATTGCTACCACTAATACTTTTGGTTTATACATAAACAGTAACGACCAAAGTCATTTTTTCGAGGTGCCAAGCCCCCAAACATTCCAATACATAATTGAACTAATCATAGATCCATCCTCGAGGGTGTGCTTGGAGCCCTAGACAAACTACGCAAAACTCGTCCTCTATTCGCACCCTTTGCCATAGTTTCCGAATCGAATAAACCATCCCACTCCTACCCTAAAGGAGGAAGCCCCCCTTCACCATCAGACCTCGAAGCCACTAGATCTGCACCTTCCTCAAACACACCAATCAGACCCGAAATATTCTTTAGAAAAGCTCCATGATAAAAGTTTGGCGGCAGCCCAGGTAGTGTAATCCATACCGGCACCAAGGCTGGTTCAGAGTTCTTGTTAAAATCAATTGTCCATTGAAATGGCTGATAACCAATACCATCTACATCACAAATCTCCCTTGACAATGCTTTAATAAAGTCCTCCTCATTAGATAATCTCACAAACACATGCCTAGATTTCCTCATAGCAGACACGACTGGTTGATGCGCTAGCCCCCAACGCCCATGTATGAAAGTTCAAATCCTATCCAACGATGGTCTTTgacataaaaatttcaaaacaacaacaaatttaAAAGGTATAGCTGATTTTTCCAGTTCTTCCGTGGAGAATTGAACAAACACTTCACCATCTACAATTTCCAATTGCCTAAACGGAACACTCACCTCAGGGAGAGCCTGAGGGGATTGCAAAACTAAATCTGCAAACGTCTAAGACCCCCCTACCGACATTAAAGGCCCTGTTGACCCCCAACAGTAGCCATACGTGCAACCCCACAAGAAACCTTAgcagagaaattttttttatgccaCGTCAGCCAATCAAAAAGGTTTTCGAGCCACGACACTGGTCAAACACTTGTGTCATGTGCTTTTCGTACTTTGGcctaattaattattgatgCGGTATCTATTCTTGGTCTCTTCAAtgcatatactatatatagcaATAAAATAGTGTCTGATATGTGCATCTTTGTTATGTTTTGAGGTTTATGTGTTGCAAATTAAGGACGAATATTGATGAATAGTTTGACATCTCTAGGATGGAAGAATTATTTGTATTGGTACTGTTATTTTCTATGGGGATTCTCATAGATCAATGGCACGACTTGTCTAGTTTCTAAGGGGCTTCTCATGTATaccttattttgaaaaagaccCCCTCACCACCAAATTTCTGATTCTCTAGATTTGATGATTTATGTTATCACTTCttatacaaaagaaaagaaagaccaTTAAGAGTGAGTGGGACCATTTCCAAATCTCCCCTCCCATAACCCAAGACCCTTCTTTGCTGGGGCCACCATAGTGATCCTTTTTAGGATTGTATAATATTATGTGTGATGCATACAACATTATAAATAGGTTTCAAATGTTCGCGAGCTCCTATACTCAaacttatataaatattcttcatGTTAGCATAGACCACAACTAGCTTTCAGTTGAATGCAACTACTTGGAATTGGAAGCTTAGATTTATGAGTAACTCTTCAATCTTGCATTTGGGTGGAGGGCTGATCATGTTCTTCCAGAAATGACTGCATGGATGGGTAACTCCTTAATCTTGTATACATTTACGATGGAATAAATGTAAGAAAGAACTGTGATATGGGATTAAGAATTTTTAAGAAAACCAAGAGAAACAATTTACTAGATAATAAGTGATATATCTTCCTAATCTAATGATTCTTAGCATTACATGCAATATTGTTATTTATGCTAACTGAGCGTGAACAAACGGATGTTCTTATTGACTTGACCATGGAAGAGGTGGCACTGAGAAGAGGCAACATGAGCCTGCTTAGGCTTGTCATAACAGAGAAAGTGATAAACAACGAAGCTTTCAAAGCATCAATGGGAAAAATATGGAAGCTGTGAGGAGGTTTACAAATCAAAGGAGTGGGCAAAAACCTTTTCTTGCTTGAGTTCGAGAAAGTTGCTGACATGCAAAAGGTTAAGCAAGGAAGGCCGTGGACCTTTGATCGCCAACTTCTGTGTTTAAAGGACTATAATGGTCTAGTCTCCCCAAAGGATatggtttttgaaaaagaaccaatatGGGTACAAGTTCACAACATCCCACTGGATGGAATGACCAAGAAAGTAGGAGAACAGACAGGAAGACAGGTGGGAGAAGTCCTAGATGTTGATGTAGACGAGGAAGACGTGGGTCGGGGGCCTTACCTACGTATCAAAATCTCAATTAACATCACAAAGCCTCTAATGCATGGAGTTATGGGTTCCTTCAACGGCACCAGAGTGTGGTTACCTTTCCAGTACGAACGACTACCTTCTTTCTGTTTTAACTGTGGAATCATCAAACACGGTTCAAAAGGATGCCAAAAACCAAAATCAGAGAGATTGATGCATGGTAAGGAAGAGAGCCAATTGGCAAAaccaattaaaaatatatttgaattgggagaatttttaaaaatatttttattggagTTCGAAAGTTTTGTTACTTGCCAAAATTatgtttgagaataaaatttttgagaGTGTTAAGTTATCTtggttttcttttattgttatGGAAATTGAGGTAAACGTTTAAacgaaaatttatttttgataatgttttagaattgaaggaaaaataaattttaaataaatttaaaaaatattttattttcaaatatcgcCTAAAGCAAATTAATGTTAAGGTAAATTTAGGTGTAACTTCCTTTGCCTTTTGAAATTCTCTACAATCAAATGGCtgggataatttttttatttacattactcttttataatttaattataaatgagtaatgttagatacaatattaaaattagtctcaaatttactaatttttttttttaaaatacatgaattacataccctaaaactacaaatatcatttctcacgTTTAAAACATCAACCAGATCATCCAAATTCCAAATTCATAATATTGTTCGAAACCCTGAGGAgggaatttaataatttattacatCTTTTAAGGTAAAATCATGGGTCCTCCCTCGCCTAGCCGTTGTAGCCTCCAACGGCCCAATTCCACCAGCtttataaattcaaaatctCCATGGACACCCCCGATCAAGCAATTCTGACTTTACAGTATCAATCACAAAAATGGCTTCCTCTAAGCTCGGAAGCTCATGTTCCTTCTCCAGTCTTCTACTTTCCTGCTTGAATTTCACACTGTTCATCCTCTCTGCAGCCTCTCTTGCTCCCATAATACTCCTCAGGTTGCCTCCGACTTCGATGGGAATGGCATTACTCAT
This is a stretch of genomic DNA from Carya illinoinensis cultivar Pawnee chromosome 3, C.illinoinensisPawnee_v1, whole genome shotgun sequence. It encodes these proteins:
- the LOC122304809 gene encoding uncharacterized protein LOC122304809 — encoded protein: MLLLHLQELNVGDLNGPIKDIQEEVDLLLQEVELKWCQRAKQQWLKWGDRNSKFFHKCASHRRKVNMINRIIDERGVLATTYRAVSKAFQSYYQNLFTSSSLSCCEEMVQVVDKVITSEMNRQLMKRCSLEEVRRAVFDMNPYGSPGPMGSQQVSIRITGLILKQFLPSIVSPSQSAFVPRRLIIDSIIVAYDAMHSMKNRMRGKREGYMTLKLDISKAYDRIEWVFLEAVLLKMGFSEEWTALVLQCVSTVNYSIMLNGRPLQKFHPMRGLSCNTRSEAKEGILAAAGLVEAKSYEKYLGLPAYVGKQKLNAFKPVLDSIRARMQSWSVRFLSQAGKEVLLKSVVQAIPTYCMSIFKLPKAILNAINSLMHKFWWGMKWDRSKVKWIPWKILGISKEEGGLGYRDFEKFNVALLAKQGWRLLKHSDSLAAKVLKAKYFHRTGFMKAKVGSNTFYLWRSFIAGREVLREGMFWCIGNGDSVKIWHDRHNGDRGSRSILLFCPKEQNLVQTLEAGSHYADRMLLWRACHESLATKFNLFKKRIVDSSQCPVCNQEPESVMHALWSCNSVQDVWGMSLRKLQKRTVMDSTFKELWMHLISVLEDDELDEFAATIYQIWKRMNILVFENKFWDPGKIVEAARNAVSKFRTVNETSNAIQVGINQSVSSWSRPPLNVFKANCDAAVDKGRSKIGAGVVIRDWEGRVVASLSSPKYFFSDAHLAETYGVVKAVLLCKQLGIKQVIF